One Novosphingobium sp. EMRT-2 DNA segment encodes these proteins:
- a CDS encoding 8-amino-7-oxononanoate synthase has translation MESGTGIDTESAGTLSAAALWRVHSADLAALGERARLRALAPRRGVDFASNDYLGMARAPRLAQAVERAVARGVPLGSGGSRLLRGNDPEHEALEAEAAAFFGSEAALFFSAGYAANAALLSTLPQRGDLIVHDELVHASMHEGLRLTRATAVAAAHNDPQAFDDAAREWRARGHTGRIWLAFETLYSMDGDIAPVDAFAEVARRHEAIMFIDEAHATGVFGPDGRGLAAHLEGRPDTIVLRTCGKAMGCEGALVLGPRIVREFLVNRGRAFIFSTAPSPLVCAAAREAIRMLADEPRRRDDLTALVRHAERALAPFGVEPTGSQILPLILHEDARTMRVAEALQQAGFDVRGIRPPTVPQGTSRLRISLTLNVTRADIDALAATLGGVLA, from the coding sequence ATGGAGAGCGGAACCGGGATCGATACGGAGAGCGCCGGCACGCTGAGCGCCGCCGCGCTGTGGCGCGTGCATTCGGCGGACCTTGCCGCGCTGGGCGAACGGGCGCGGTTGCGCGCGCTGGCGCCGCGCCGGGGCGTGGACTTTGCCTCGAACGATTACCTCGGCATGGCCCGCGCGCCGCGCCTGGCGCAGGCGGTGGAACGCGCCGTGGCGCGCGGGGTGCCGCTGGGATCGGGCGGATCGCGCCTGCTGCGCGGCAACGACCCGGAGCACGAGGCGCTGGAGGCCGAAGCCGCCGCCTTCTTCGGCAGCGAAGCCGCGCTGTTCTTCTCCGCCGGCTATGCCGCCAATGCCGCGCTGCTTTCCACGCTGCCCCAGCGCGGCGACCTGATCGTGCATGACGAACTCGTCCACGCCTCGATGCACGAAGGGCTGCGGCTGACGCGCGCGACGGCGGTGGCGGCGGCGCACAACGATCCGCAGGCGTTCGACGACGCGGCGCGCGAATGGCGCGCGCGGGGCCATACCGGGCGCATCTGGCTCGCCTTCGAAACGCTCTATTCGATGGACGGTGATATCGCCCCGGTCGATGCCTTCGCCGAGGTGGCGCGGCGGCACGAGGCGATCATGTTCATCGACGAGGCCCACGCCACCGGCGTGTTCGGCCCCGACGGGCGCGGGCTGGCCGCCCATCTCGAAGGCCGGCCCGATACGATCGTGCTGCGCACCTGCGGCAAGGCGATGGGTTGCGAGGGCGCGCTGGTGCTGGGGCCGCGGATCGTTCGCGAATTCCTGGTCAACCGGGGCCGCGCCTTCATCTTCTCCACCGCGCCATCGCCGCTGGTCTGCGCCGCCGCGCGCGAGGCGATCCGGATGCTGGCGGACGAACCGCGCCGGCGCGACGACCTGACCGCGCTGGTCCGCCATGCCGAGCGCGCGCTGGCGCCGTTCGGCGTGGAACCCACCGGATCGCAGATCCTGCCGCTGATCCTGCACGAGGATGCGCGAACCATGCGCGTGGCGGAAGCGCTTCAGCAGGCCGGGTTCGACGTGCGCGGCATCCGCCCGCCAACGGTGCCGCAGGGCACCAGCCGCCTGCGCATCTCGCTGACGCTCAACGTCACCCGCGCGGACATCGACGCGCTCGCCGCAACGCTGGGGGGCGTATTGGCATGA
- a CDS encoding adenosylmethionine--8-amino-7-oxononanoate transaminase gives MSESPVWHPFWQHGLGDPVIRVTRAEGAALFTAEGRRVIDAVSSWWVTTHGHCHPRIVEAIREQAGQIDQLIFAGWTHDPAEDVARGLTEILPPELTRVFFSDSGSTSVEVALKMALGFWAHSGEPRHRILVMEHSYHGDTIGAMSVGERGVYNAPYDPLLFDVGRIPFPVGDGANTIAALEAACRESPAAFIVEPLVLGAGGMMMYDAGVLAAMAEVCRRHGVLFIADEVMTGWGRTGTLLACEQAGVVPDILCLAKGLTGGSMPLAVTLAREPIFQAHLSTDRARTFYHSSSYTANPIACAAARANLAIWREEPVLERIATLGARQQAGLDRLAALPGIRNPRRCGTIIALEVEDPAGGYLSALAPRLMALFRDAGVLLRPLGNTIYVMPPYCISAEDLTRVHDAIADAVAVVLKG, from the coding sequence GTGAGCGAATCGCCCGTCTGGCATCCGTTCTGGCAGCACGGGCTGGGCGATCCGGTCATCCGCGTCACCCGCGCGGAAGGCGCGGCGCTGTTCACCGCCGAGGGCCGCCGCGTGATCGACGCGGTATCGAGCTGGTGGGTGACCACCCACGGCCACTGCCACCCGCGCATCGTCGAGGCGATCCGCGAACAGGCGGGGCAGATCGACCAACTGATCTTCGCCGGCTGGACCCACGATCCGGCGGAAGACGTGGCGCGCGGCCTCACCGAAATCCTGCCGCCCGAGCTGACCCGCGTGTTCTTTTCCGACAGCGGTTCCACCTCCGTCGAAGTCGCGCTCAAGATGGCGCTGGGCTTCTGGGCGCACAGCGGCGAACCGCGCCACCGCATCCTGGTGATGGAGCACAGCTACCACGGCGATACCATCGGCGCGATGTCGGTGGGAGAGCGCGGGGTCTATAACGCGCCCTACGATCCGCTGCTGTTCGATGTCGGCCGCATTCCGTTCCCGGTGGGCGACGGGGCCAACACGATCGCGGCGCTCGAAGCGGCCTGCCGCGAAAGCCCCGCCGCCTTCATCGTCGAACCGCTGGTGCTCGGCGCCGGGGGCATGATGATGTACGACGCCGGCGTGCTGGCGGCGATGGCCGAAGTCTGCCGCCGCCATGGCGTGCTGTTCATCGCCGACGAGGTGATGACCGGCTGGGGCCGCACCGGCACGCTGCTGGCCTGCGAACAGGCGGGCGTGGTGCCCGACATCCTGTGCCTGGCCAAGGGCCTCACCGGCGGGTCGATGCCGCTGGCGGTGACGCTGGCGCGCGAGCCGATCTTCCAGGCGCACTTGTCCACCGACCGCGCCAGGACGTTCTACCATTCGTCGAGCTATACCGCGAACCCGATCGCCTGCGCCGCCGCGCGCGCCAACCTGGCGATCTGGCGCGAGGAGCCGGTGCTGGAGCGCATCGCCACGCTGGGCGCGCGCCAGCAAGCGGGGCTGGACCGGCTGGCCGCGCTGCCCGGCATCCGCAACCCCCGCCGCTGCGGCACGATCATCGCGCTGGAGGTGGAAGACCCCGCCGGCGGCTATCTCTCCGCGCTGGCGCCGCGCCTGATGGCGCTGTTCCGCGACGCCGGCGTGCTGCTGCGCCCGCTGGGCAACACGATCTACGTGATGCCGCCCTACTGCATCTCCGCCGAAGACCTGACGCGGGTCCACGATGCGATCGCCGATGCGGTGGCGGTGGTGCTGAAGGGCTGA
- the bioD gene encoding dethiobiotin synthase, protein MTRIVVTGTDTGIGKTVFSAALAGALGAHYWKPVQSGLEDGADRDHVARLGGLPADRVLPEAYRLTTPCSPHRAAEIDGVVIDPARLAVPAVDPLVIEGAGGALVPVTRGTTYADVFAWWNLPTVIVARTELGTINHSLMTIEVLRARGVPVLGVAFVGDGNEDSEATIAAMGQVHRLGRLPRLAELTAQTVAAAFATHFRIEDFR, encoded by the coding sequence ATGACCCGAATCGTCGTCACCGGCACCGATACCGGCATCGGCAAGACGGTGTTTTCCGCCGCGCTCGCCGGGGCGCTGGGCGCGCATTACTGGAAGCCGGTTCAGTCCGGGCTGGAGGATGGCGCCGACCGTGATCACGTCGCCCGGCTGGGCGGGTTGCCCGCCGACCGGGTTCTGCCCGAGGCCTATCGTCTGACCACGCCCTGTTCCCCCCACCGCGCCGCCGAGATCGACGGAGTGGTGATCGATCCGGCGCGGCTGGCGGTGCCCGCCGTGGACCCGCTGGTGATCGAGGGCGCGGGCGGCGCGCTGGTGCCGGTCACGCGCGGCACGACTTATGCCGACGTGTTCGCCTGGTGGAACCTGCCGACGGTGATCGTCGCGCGGACCGAACTGGGCACGATCAACCACAGCCTGATGACGATCGAGGTGCTGCGCGCGCGCGGCGTGCCGGTGCTGGGCGTGGCCTTCGTGGGCGATGGCAACGAGGACAGCGAGGCGACCATCGCGGCGATGGGGCAGGTCCACCGGCTGGGACGGTTGCCGCGCCTGGCCGAACTGACGGCGCAGACGGTCGCCGCTGCCTTCGCCACGCATTTCCGCATCGAGGACTTCCGGTGA